The segment TGAGCAATCCCCTGGCGCGAGTTTAAATCTTGAGGAAAAGCTTGCAATTGCCCATCAACTTGCAAGATTAGGAGTAGATGTTATTGAAGCAGGATTTCCATTTGCTAGTCCTGGAGATTTTAAGGCCGTAAATAAAATTGCTGAAGTAGTTGGTGGAGAAAATGGTCCAATAATTTGTGGTTTAGCCAGGGCTTCTACAAATGATATAAAAGCTTGTTATGAAGCTATAAGCCCAGCCCCTAAAAAAAGAATTCATACATTTATAGCCACTAGTGATATACACCTAAAACATAAACTTAGAAAAACAAGATCAGATGTTCTTTGTATAGTTCCTGAAATGGTTAGTTATGCTAAATCGTTAGTTGATGATATTGAGTTCTCTTGTGAAGATGCCTCAAGGAGTGATCCTGAATTTCTTTATGAAGTAATTCAACTAGCGATTACATCAGGAGCTACAACTATAAATATTCCAGATACAGTTGGGTTCACAACTCCAAGTGAATTTGGGAAGCTTATTTTTGATATTAATAAAAATGTTCCAAATATTGATGAAGCTATTATTTCAGTTCATGGTCATAATGATTTAGGTTTAGCTGTAGCTAATTTTTTAGAAGCAGCAAAGAACGGAGCTAGGCAATTAGAGTGCACAATAAATGGGATAGGTGAAAGAGCAGGGAATGCCTCTTTAGAAGAGTTAGTAATGGCATTACACGTGAGGAAAAGTTTTTTTAATAGTTTCTTTGGAAGAAGTTCAGATTCACCGACTCCATTAACAGCCATAAGAACAGAAGAAATCACAAAAACTTCGAGATTAGTATCTAACTTAACTGGAATGAATGTTCAGCCTAATAAGGCAATTGTTGGAGCAAATGCTTTTGCTCATGAGTCGGGAATCCATCAGGATGGTGTACTAAAAAATAGACTCACATATGAAATTATTGATGCAAAAACTGTTGGTTTGAATGATAATAAAATTTCATTAGGGAAACTTAGCGGAAGAAGTGCCGTAAGAGCAAGATTGGAAGAGATGGGATACGATTTAAGTAGAGAAGACCTGAATGATGCTTTTGCTCGTTTCAAAGAACTCGCTGATAGAAAACGAGAAATTACTGATAGAGATTTAGAAGCTATTGTTAGTGAACAGGTTCAACTTCCTGAATCTAAATTTCAACTAAGCCATGTTCAAGTTAGTTGCGGCAGTACATCAAAGCCTACCGCGACAGTAACTCTTATAAATACAGAAGATCATACTGAAGATACTGCTGTCGCAATAGGTACTGGACCTGTTGATGCGGTTTGCGAAGCGCTAAATGCATTAACTAAAGTTCCTAATGAATTAATAGAGTTTTCAGTAAAATCTGTAACGGAAGGAATAGATGCACTAGGGGAAGTTACTATAAGAATTCGTAACAAGAATAAAATATATTCAGGCCATTCTGCGGATACAGACGTAGTTGTTGCTGCTGCGAATGCTTTTGTTAATGCTTTAAACAGGCTTGTATTTTCAGAGAAGAAAAACTCTATTCACCCCCAATTTGATGATTTAGAAAATCCTAAAAATAAGGTACTATCAAATCCTAAAAAATAGTTTAGTTTTGGGATTATTAAGTTTAGCCAAAAACTAGTAGCCTAATAATGTAGATTAAAGCTTTAATTTTAAATTTAATCAACTAAAATAATGAGAGATAAGGTATTAGGATATTGGACTCTTGCATGGGTTGGTTTGATAGGTAATATCATTGCTTTACCCATAATCGCTTTAATAGTAAGTTATGGACCTCCATTAAAAGTGGCTAATATAACTCTAGCTATAAGTGTTGGCTGGCCTGCTGCAATAGTTGGAATAGTATCTGCTTCTGCTCTTTTAGCGGAGAAGAAATGGGGTATTACCTTAACTCTAGTATCTCTTTCAATGATAATTTCTGGAACAGCTCCATATTCTATTTTTCGATTAGTCGCCCTTAAAGATATTTTTGGAATTGGAGGTTTTACACTTATGTCCTCTTTATTTGGAATCTTAGCTTTAATATATTGGTGCAATCCGAAACATCGAAGAAGTATTAGATTATAAAAAATATTAGATTAAGAGAAAGTGTTATTTATTGTTGTTGGATATTGAATTCTTCTATGTCTAATTCTTTTCCAAACATTTAAAAAAGATTTTTTTATTAGAAAAATTTCTCCCTTGGAAAGATCACTATCATTTAACTGACCATCAACTTGCCTTGAATAAAATATTTTGGATATTGTTTCTATTGCTTCAGAATCAGAAGCATTAATATCCATTGCTCTTAAGGCCGCTTCACATCCGTCGGCAAGCATCAAGATAGCAGTTTCTTTGGATTGAGGGATAGGACCTTTATATCTAAAATCACTCTCATTAAAATTTAATTTTTTCTCTTCAGCTTTATTAAGAAAATATCCCATTTTAAGAGTTCCTTGATGTTCTGGGATGAAATTAGCTATTGGTTTTGGTAATCTATTTTTTCTTGCAAATTTCAGTCCTTCATCTACGTGGGCTTGTAAAACCTCTGCGCTTTTTAAAGGATCATCAATTTCATCATGTGGATTAACCCCACCATCTTGATTCTCAATGAACCAATTTGGAGCATGTAATTTCCCAACATCATGATATAGAGAACCTGTTTTGATAAGATCAATATCACCTCCAATAATTCTTGTCGCCTCTTCAGCTAGACCACATATCAACAAAGTATGTTCAAAAGTTCCTGGGGCTTCAATAGAGAGTCTTCTAATAAGAGGTTTTTCTTTATCAGCCAATTCCAATAATCTTGCCTTTGTTAACAATCCAAATACGGACTCAAAAATAGGGATAAATAATATTGTTATGAGCATTATTATTGCCAATAACAGAGAATCAGAAAATATTTTGCCATTTGAAGTAAAAATTTCTTGGTTATCCAAAAAGGAATATTCCTCATTTCCAATTAGTAACCATTGAGAAATCAATGCCCCGATTGGAACAAATATTGAGAGTTGAAGTAACTGAGCTCTACTCCTTATTCTTCCGCCAAGAACTGAAACAAAACATGCGCAAATCAATGTTATGAGTAGAAGATAACTATTAATATTTGTCAGAGACTCTGGCCAACTTAGGCTTGCTATTGAGACCCAAGCTAAAGCAGTTATGGTTCCCATACCTTGAGAAATAATTAAAGCAGGAGGTATGATGATTGATAAAGGACTAAATCCTGATCCAAATATATTTTTTATCATTTGAACAAATAATAGTAGTGAAATAATTAAAAGGATTTGTCTTGAATTAATATTTGGATTTTCTTTTCTAGAAACTAGTATTAAAAATCCGCAAGTAAATAAGACTTCACTAAAATTAATGCCCCAAGACAAAAAATCTGAACCTTCTAAAGGTTGAACAAGAAGAATTTCATAGGAAGATATTATGGAGATAACAATACATATTAGGAAGATAATTAATTTATCTATTTTTGAAATTTGAATAGGATTCTGTGAAGGGAATTGACTTCTGTTCCATAAGTTATTTAATTTTTTTATAATTCTTGTTGTATTTTGCACAGAATAGAATTAAATCGAATTGATTAATTTAAAATTATAGGCATGCTAGGAGTAAAAAGGAGAAGTTTTTCTAAATGTCATTAAAACTAGATGGTAAAAAATTATCCCTAGAAATAGAAGAAAGATTAAGAAATTATATTCTTACTAATAAAACAATTGCAAAAAGAAATCCTGGTTTGGCTGTAATAAGAATTGGCGAAGATCCCGCAAGCGGAGTTTATGTAGGTAACAAAGAAAAAGCTTGTTCAAGAGTTGGAATAAAGAGTTATATTTTTCATCTAAAAGATACAGTAGAGCAAAAAGAAGTTGAACAATTATTAAATAAATTAAATCTTGATAATAATATTGATGGAATGTTATTACAACTTCCCATATCAAAGAAATTTGATGAACAAAGATTGATAAGTTTCATTAATCCAGAAAAAGATGTAGATGGATTAAATGAGCAAAATATTGGGAAGTTAGTAAAAAATGAACAGGCAATGAGATCTTGCACACCAGCTGGGATCGTAAATTTACTAAAATCTCAAAATATTAAAATTGAAGGAAAAAAAATTGTTGTTATTGGAAGAAGTTTGTTAGTTGGGAAACCCCTATCTCTTATGATGTTGAATCTTAATGCGACGGTGACAATAACTCATTCAAAAACTATAAATTTAAATAAAATATGCAAAGAAGCAGATATATTAATCGCTGCCGCAGGAAAACCTAACCTCATAAACTCAAGTTTCGTTAAAGAGGGAGCTGTAATTATTGATGTTGGAATACATAGATTAACAAGTTCCGACAAAAGCAAAACCAGATTATGTGGAGATGTATTATTAGAAGATGTCATTCCCAAAGTATTTGCATACACCCCCGTCCCTGGGGGGGTTGGACCAATGACAGTAACAATGTTACTAGTAAATACTATTTTCAGCTGGCAAAAACAATTTGGTTTATCATCAACTCTTAATGACCTGCTGCCATAAAGCTAACGATGCAGAAAAACATTACTCAACGTAAAAAATGACAGAAGTTATAAATAATATTCCAGATTTTGAAAAATATCTAACAGACACAAAAAAAGTCGTCGAAGAAGCTCTTGATTTCTCATTAGGCCCCGAGAACCCAGAAATCCTTAGGGAATCAATGAGATATTCTCTCCTGGCTGGAGGAAAAAGGATACGTCCAATTTTATGTCTAGCTTCTTGTTCACTAGCAGGAGGTGAACCCTCTCTAGCAGTTCCTACAGCAGTTGCCATAGAAATGATTCATACCATGTCATTGATTCATGATGATTTACCTGCGATGGACAATGACGGCTTTAGAAGAGGAAGACCTACTAATCATAAAGTTTACGGCGATGCAATAGCTATTCTGGCTGGTGATGCATTACTAACGAGAGCCTTTGAAATGGTCTCATTAAGAAGCCCTGGCGTTGATTCCAATAGATTATTAAATGTAGTTGGAGAACTTTCCCTTGTAGCAGGAGCACCCGGACTAGTTGGTGGTCAAGTTGTTGATTTGGAATGCGAAGGTAAAGAAGTTGACCTCGAAACCCTTGAATATATACATCTTCATAAGACCGGTGCATTATTAAAAGCCTCTGTCAGAACTGGAGCAATGATTGCAGGAGCTAATGAAGAATTATTAAATGCCCTAACTACTTATGCAGAGGGTATTGGTTTAGCATTCCAAATAATAGATGACATCCTTGATTTAACTTCAAGTAGTGAGAAACTTGGTAAAACAGCAGGTAAAGATCTTTTAGCAGATAAAACTACTTATCCCAAATTACTTGGGATGGAAGAATCAAAGAAAAAAGCTTTCGATTTAGTGGACCAAGCTAAGAAAGCAATTGAGCCTTGGGGTTTAAATGCAAAATATTTAATCTCCTTAGCTGATTTCATTACAAATAGAGATAGGTAAAGAGTTTTTAACTTATGTCAGAATTTTCAGCTTTCTTCGATAATTCAGTTCTTTTCTGGAGTTTATTAGCTTGTTTAATAGCTCAATTTTTAAAAATTATATTTAATTTCTTTGCAACAGGAAAGGTTAGATTTGAAATTATGTTTGAAACAGGAGGGATGCCCTCAAGTCATTCTGCTTTAATAACTGGGGCTACATCAGGAATAGGTTTTCAATTAGGCTTTGATAACCCAATATTTGCATTAGCTATTGCACTTTCACTCATTGTTATGTACGACGCAAGTGGGGTTAGAAAATCAGCCGGTATTCAGGCTGCAGAGATTAACAAACTATCAAAAAAATTAGATCCCAAATCTCAAGTTGCTTTAAAAGAAACTCTTGGTCATACAAAATTTGAGGTTATTATAGGAAGTCTTTTAGGTCCAATAATCACATTACCAGGAATTGTGTTTATAGGTTCTCCTCTCAACATAATTGATTTGATAATAAATTAAGCATCTTGAGAATAATTAACTTGTGTAGCATCTACGAAGTTTTTTGCAGCTTCTTGGCAACTTGGTAAATGTAAATGAATCCAACTTGCATGTAATTTTTTATCTGACCAACCTTCTTTTTTAAATTTAGTCTCCCACGATTTAATTTCCCATGGAGAAAATAATTGGCTATGATTCTCATTCTTTTTTAAATCAAATTCTGAGGAGGCTCGTTCAACTTCCCAATAATGAAATTCATGCCCTCTAATTGTTTGATTTTGTTTAATTATTGGAGTATCTTTTAAACCCTTTATATATCTATAACCTACCGACAAATTACTTTTTTTAGACTTAAAAGGTAATATTCCGCTCATTTTATGATTAATACCATTTTCATCTTTAATTAGGTCTCCTAAGATCATCATTCCTCCACACTCTGCATAAATAAATCCTTTTTTACGGAATTCTCTTAATGACTTTAAGCTTTTATCTGAATCACTTATATGACCAGCATATTTTTCGGGAAACCCTCCTGGAATAATTAAAGATGAAGCCTCATTTGGAATTTCTTCATTATTAAAAATGCTCCATGGAATTAGTGGAATTCCTATTTCATCAAGAAAATCCCTCGTTTCAGGGTATTGAAAATGAAAGATTTTGTCCTCTGCA is part of the Prochlorococcus marinus subsp. pastoris str. CCMP1986 genome and harbors:
- a CDS encoding 2-isopropylmalate synthase, with product MSKDPGRILIFDTTLRDGEQSPGASLNLEEKLAIAHQLARLGVDVIEAGFPFASPGDFKAVNKIAEVVGGENGPIICGLARASTNDIKACYEAISPAPKKRIHTFIATSDIHLKHKLRKTRSDVLCIVPEMVSYAKSLVDDIEFSCEDASRSDPEFLYEVIQLAITSGATTINIPDTVGFTTPSEFGKLIFDINKNVPNIDEAIISVHGHNDLGLAVANFLEAAKNGARQLECTINGIGERAGNASLEELVMALHVRKSFFNSFFGRSSDSPTPLTAIRTEEITKTSRLVSNLTGMNVQPNKAIVGANAFAHESGIHQDGVLKNRLTYEIIDAKTVGLNDNKISLGKLSGRSAVRARLEEMGYDLSREDLNDAFARFKELADRKREITDRDLEAIVSEQVQLPESKFQLSHVQVSCGSTSKPTATVTLINTEDHTEDTAVAIGTGPVDAVCEALNALTKVPNELIEFSVKSVTEGIDALGEVTIRIRNKNKIYSGHSADTDVVVAAANAFVNALNRLVFSEKKNSIHPQFDDLENPKNKVLSNPKK
- a CDS encoding HDIG domain-containing metalloprotein, with amino-acid sequence MQNTTRIIKKLNNLWNRSQFPSQNPIQISKIDKLIIFLICIVISIISSYEILLVQPLEGSDFLSWGINFSEVLFTCGFLILVSRKENPNINSRQILLIISLLLFVQMIKNIFGSGFSPLSIIIPPALIISQGMGTITALAWVSIASLSWPESLTNINSYLLLITLICACFVSVLGGRIRSRAQLLQLSIFVPIGALISQWLLIGNEEYSFLDNQEIFTSNGKIFSDSLLLAIIMLITILFIPIFESVFGLLTKARLLELADKEKPLIRRLSIEAPGTFEHTLLICGLAEEATRIIGGDIDLIKTGSLYHDVGKLHAPNWFIENQDGGVNPHDEIDDPLKSAEVLQAHVDEGLKFARKNRLPKPIANFIPEHQGTLKMGYFLNKAEEKKLNFNESDFRYKGPIPQSKETAILMLADGCEAALRAMDINASDSEAIETISKIFYSRQVDGQLNDSDLSKGEIFLIKKSFLNVWKRIRHRRIQYPTTINNTFS
- the folD gene encoding bifunctional methylenetetrahydrofolate dehydrogenase/methenyltetrahydrofolate cyclohydrolase FolD encodes the protein MSLKLDGKKLSLEIEERLRNYILTNKTIAKRNPGLAVIRIGEDPASGVYVGNKEKACSRVGIKSYIFHLKDTVEQKEVEQLLNKLNLDNNIDGMLLQLPISKKFDEQRLISFINPEKDVDGLNEQNIGKLVKNEQAMRSCTPAGIVNLLKSQNIKIEGKKIVVIGRSLLVGKPLSLMMLNLNATVTITHSKTINLNKICKEADILIAAAGKPNLINSSFVKEGAVIIDVGIHRLTSSDKSKTRLCGDVLLEDVIPKVFAYTPVPGGVGPMTVTMLLVNTIFSWQKQFGLSSTLNDLLP
- a CDS encoding polyprenyl synthetase family protein gives rise to the protein MTEVINNIPDFEKYLTDTKKVVEEALDFSLGPENPEILRESMRYSLLAGGKRIRPILCLASCSLAGGEPSLAVPTAVAIEMIHTMSLIHDDLPAMDNDGFRRGRPTNHKVYGDAIAILAGDALLTRAFEMVSLRSPGVDSNRLLNVVGELSLVAGAPGLVGGQVVDLECEGKEVDLETLEYIHLHKTGALLKASVRTGAMIAGANEELLNALTTYAEGIGLAFQIIDDILDLTSSSEKLGKTAGKDLLADKTTYPKLLGMEESKKKAFDLVDQAKKAIEPWGLNAKYLISLADFITNRDR
- a CDS encoding divergent PAP2 family protein, giving the protein MSEFSAFFDNSVLFWSLLACLIAQFLKIIFNFFATGKVRFEIMFETGGMPSSHSALITGATSGIGFQLGFDNPIFALAIALSLIVMYDASGVRKSAGIQAAEINKLSKKLDPKSQVALKETLGHTKFEVIIGSLLGPIITLPGIVFIGSPLNIIDLIIN